The following coding sequences lie in one Streptomyces xiamenensis genomic window:
- the nusG gene encoding transcription termination/antitermination protein NusG yields MFHVNVKQEEAATVSDPKSDPNLTDDAAEGDDTARDIVEAADTVDQTEAADAAAGEPAESAAVHEEDADEVAQEADAEGEAEAEADAEAEAPEPVDPVAQLREELRVLPGEWYVVHTYAGYENRVKTNLEQRAVSLNVEDYIFAVEVPQEEVVQIKNGDRRTIKQNKLPSYVLVRMDLTNESWGVVRNTPGVTGFVGNAYDPYPLTLDEIVKMLAPEAEQKAAEQAAAEGGAPAAGRRVEVQVLDFEVGDSVTVTDGPFATLQATINEINADSKKVKGLVEIFGRETPVELSFDQIQKN; encoded by the coding sequence ATGTTCCACGTCAATGTGAAGCAGGAAGAAGCAGCCACCGTGTCTGACCCGAAGTCTGACCCGAATCTGACCGACGACGCCGCCGAGGGCGACGACACCGCGCGCGACATCGTCGAGGCAGCGGACACCGTCGACCAGACCGAGGCTGCCGACGCCGCGGCGGGCGAGCCCGCCGAGTCCGCCGCCGTCCACGAGGAGGACGCGGACGAGGTCGCGCAGGAGGCGGACGCCGAGGGCGAGGCGGAGGCCGAAGCGGACGCCGAGGCCGAGGCCCCCGAGCCGGTGGACCCGGTCGCGCAGCTGCGCGAGGAACTGCGGGTGCTGCCCGGCGAGTGGTACGTGGTGCACACGTACGCGGGCTACGAGAACCGGGTCAAGACCAATCTTGAGCAGCGCGCCGTGTCGCTGAACGTCGAGGACTACATCTTCGCGGTCGAGGTGCCGCAGGAAGAGGTCGTCCAGATCAAGAACGGCGACCGCCGCACCATCAAGCAGAACAAGCTCCCCAGCTACGTGCTGGTCCGGATGGACCTGACGAACGAGTCCTGGGGCGTCGTGCGGAACACCCCCGGTGTCACCGGCTTCGTCGGCAACGCCTACGACCCGTACCCGCTGACGCTGGACGAGATCGTGAAGATGCTGGCGCCGGAGGCCGAGCAGAAGGCCGCCGAGCAGGCCGCGGCCGAAGGCGGCGCCCCGGCGGCCGGCCGCCGCGTCGAGGTCCAGGTCCTGGACTTCGAGGTCGGCGACTCGGTCACCGTCACCGACGGCCCGTTCGCGACCCTCCAGGCGACGATCAACGAGATCAACGCCGACTCCAAGAAGGTCAAGGGCCTGGTCGAGATCTTCGGCCGGGAGACCCCGGTCGAGCTGAGCTTCGACCAGATCCAGAAGAACTGA
- the secE gene encoding preprotein translocase subunit SecE, which translates to MRASGWDHGLRRNAGAPGDGAGRGRGRRAKRGPLGKLALFYRQVIAELRKVVWPSRRQLTTYTSAVIVFVLVVIGILTVLDWGFSRVVEYVFG; encoded by the coding sequence GTGAGGGCGAGTGGCTGGGATCACGGACTCCGTCGAAACGCCGGAGCCCCGGGGGACGGCGCCGGCCGAGGACGCGGGCGGCGTGCCAAGCGGGGCCCGCTGGGCAAGCTCGCGCTCTTCTACCGGCAGGTCATCGCCGAGCTGCGCAAGGTCGTCTGGCCCTCACGGCGCCAGCTGACGACGTACACCTCCGCGGTGATCGTTTTCGTTCTCGTCGTCATCGGCATCCTCACCGTGCTTGACTGGGGATTCAGCCGGGTCGTCGAGTACGTCTTCGGCTGA
- a CDS encoding pyridoxal phosphate-dependent aminotransferase — MSAATPTAQSAEAAPGRRVSARVGAISESATLAVDAKAKALKAAGRPVIGFGAGEPDFPTPGYIVDAAVAACREPRFHRYTPAGGLPELKEAIAAKTLRDSGYEVKPSQVLVTNGGKQAIYEAFAALLDPGDEVIVPAPYWTTYPESIRLAGGVPVEVVADETTGYRVSVEQLEAARTERTKVLLFVSPSNPTGAVYPREQVEAIGRWAVEHGLWVLTDEIYEHLVYGDAEFSSLPVVVPELADRTVIVNGVAKTYAMTGWRVGWLIGPQDVVKAATNLQSHATSNVSNVAQAAALAAVSGDLDAVAEMGEAFDRRRRTIVRMLNEIDGVVCPEPEGAFYVYPSVKGLLGKELRGRRPATSVELAEVILEEAEVAVVPGEAFGTPGYLRLSYALGDDDLVEGVSRLQKLLAEAS, encoded by the coding sequence ATGAGCGCAGCGACACCCACCGCACAGTCCGCAGAAGCAGCCCCCGGGCGCCGGGTCTCCGCCCGCGTCGGGGCGATCTCCGAGTCCGCGACCCTGGCCGTCGATGCCAAGGCGAAGGCTCTCAAGGCCGCCGGCCGGCCGGTGATCGGCTTCGGCGCCGGCGAACCCGACTTCCCCACCCCCGGGTACATCGTGGACGCGGCCGTGGCCGCGTGCCGGGAGCCGAGGTTCCACCGCTACACGCCGGCCGGCGGGCTGCCGGAGCTGAAGGAGGCCATCGCCGCCAAGACGCTGCGCGACTCCGGCTACGAGGTGAAGCCCTCGCAGGTGCTGGTGACCAACGGCGGCAAGCAGGCGATCTACGAGGCGTTCGCGGCGCTGCTGGACCCGGGCGACGAGGTCATCGTCCCGGCGCCGTACTGGACCACCTACCCCGAGTCGATCCGGCTGGCCGGGGGCGTCCCGGTGGAGGTCGTCGCGGACGAGACCACCGGCTACCGGGTGAGTGTGGAGCAGCTGGAGGCGGCCCGCACCGAGCGCACCAAGGTGCTGCTGTTCGTCTCCCCGTCCAACCCGACCGGCGCGGTCTACCCGCGTGAGCAGGTCGAGGCGATCGGCCGCTGGGCGGTGGAGCACGGTCTGTGGGTGCTCACCGACGAGATCTACGAACATCTGGTCTACGGGGACGCCGAGTTCTCCTCGCTGCCGGTGGTCGTCCCGGAGCTGGCCGACCGCACCGTGATCGTCAACGGGGTGGCCAAGACGTACGCGATGACCGGCTGGCGGGTGGGCTGGCTGATCGGTCCGCAGGACGTGGTGAAGGCCGCCACCAACCTCCAGTCGCACGCGACCTCCAACGTGAGCAACGTCGCGCAGGCGGCGGCGCTGGCCGCGGTCTCCGGGGATCTGGACGCGGTGGCCGAGATGGGCGAGGCGTTCGACCGGCGGCGTCGCACGATCGTGCGGATGCTGAACGAGATCGACGGGGTCGTCTGCCCGGAGCCCGAGGGCGCGTTCTACGTGTACCCCTCGGTGAAGGGCCTGCTGGGCAAGGAGCTGCGCGGCCGGCGGCCCGCGACCTCGGTGGAGCTGGCCGAGGTGATCCTGGAGGAGGCCGAGGTCGCCGTGGTCCCGGGTGAGGCGTTCGGCACCCCCGGTTATCTGCGGCTGTCGTACGCCCTGGGCGACGACGACCTGGTGGAGGGTGTCTCCCGCCTCCAGAAGCTGCTGGCGGAAGCGAGCTGA
- a CDS encoding adenosine deaminase: MDRVRDVRLLPKAHLHLHFTGSMRPGTLLELADKYGVHLPEALRGGEPPSLRATDERGWFRFQRLYDMARSCLREPEDIQRLVREAAEEDLRDGARWLEIQVDPTSYAPRLGGLIPALEIILDAVRVTSRETGVGMRVLVAANRMKHPLDARTLARLAVRYRDQGVVGFGLSNDERRGFARDFDRAFAIAREGGLLAAPHGGELSGPSSVRDCLDDLRAARVGHGVRAAEDPWLLERLARDRVTCEVCPASNVALGVYERLPDVPLRTLWDAGVPMALGADDPLLFGSRLAAQYEIAREHHGFTDRELAELARQSVRGSAAPTDIQEKIMVEIEEWLAL, from the coding sequence ATGGATCGTGTACGTGACGTCCGGCTGCTGCCCAAGGCCCACCTGCATCTGCACTTCACCGGCTCGATGCGGCCCGGCACCCTGCTGGAGCTGGCGGACAAGTACGGCGTGCATCTGCCGGAGGCGCTGCGCGGCGGCGAGCCGCCCAGCCTGCGGGCCACCGACGAGCGCGGCTGGTTCCGGTTCCAGCGGCTGTACGACATGGCCCGCTCCTGTCTGCGGGAGCCGGAGGACATCCAGCGGCTGGTGCGCGAGGCGGCCGAGGAGGATCTGCGGGACGGGGCGCGCTGGCTGGAGATCCAGGTCGATCCCACCTCGTACGCGCCCCGGCTCGGCGGGCTGATCCCGGCGCTGGAGATCATCCTGGACGCGGTGCGGGTCACCTCCCGGGAGACCGGGGTCGGGATGCGGGTGCTGGTGGCCGCGAACCGGATGAAGCACCCCCTGGACGCCCGCACCCTGGCCCGGCTCGCCGTCCGCTACCGGGACCAGGGGGTGGTCGGCTTCGGGCTGTCGAACGACGAGCGGCGCGGCTTCGCCCGCGACTTCGACCGCGCGTTCGCGATCGCCCGGGAGGGCGGCCTGCTGGCGGCCCCGCACGGCGGCGAGCTGTCGGGACCCTCCAGCGTCCGGGACTGCCTGGACGATCTGCGGGCGGCACGGGTGGGGCACGGGGTGCGGGCCGCCGAGGACCCCTGGCTGCTGGAGCGTCTCGCCCGGGACCGGGTGACCTGCGAGGTGTGTCCCGCCTCCAATGTGGCGCTCGGCGTGTACGAGCGGCTGCCGGATGTGCCGCTGCGCACCCTGTGGGACGCGGGTGTGCCGATGGCGCTGGGGGCGGACGACCCGCTGCTGTTCGGCTCGCGGCTGGCGGCCCAGTACGAGATCGCGCGGGAGCACCACGGCTTCACCGACCGCGAGCTGGCGGAGCTGGCCCGGCAGTCGGTGCGCGGCTCGGCGGCGCCGACCGACATCCAGGAGAAGATCATGGTGGAGATCGAGGAGTGGCTGGCGTTGTGA
- a CDS encoding inositol polyphosphate kinase family protein, giving the protein MRAHGDHHQNVEQRRAGRVSVRPADPARSVSTPPSASVGSAPVAVRPLPRPAGNAAVPPMGTSGAIIGPAVERVEDGAVGGHGGISNRACGRIKEKPTNHVEREFYAELRAGEHPDLDGVAPHSHTARQVTAMDGHQGAGDDSTHVYVDNLTFGMNRPTILDIKVGASTASWHELLRSMSKAAALAKKLRMKATDRLTGSASRGYRAVGSSGLTGGRLATGRRTPRIVRDFAREPGVAEAMLPQLIRVREAARASGLAFVGASVLIAVDEAPPEGRPVPSVKVGLIDFAHTFGPRSAGAKRVEKYRERFDQGMDRLIADVRAAGAAGPAQPGAGAARREPTGAGGR; this is encoded by the coding sequence GTGCGCGCACACGGAGACCACCACCAGAACGTGGAGCAGCGTCGCGCCGGGCGGGTGTCCGTACGGCCGGCCGACCCGGCCAGGAGCGTGAGCACGCCCCCCTCGGCATCCGTCGGCTCCGCACCCGTGGCGGTGCGGCCCCTCCCGCGCCCGGCCGGGAACGCCGCCGTCCCGCCGATGGGGACGAGCGGTGCGATCATCGGCCCGGCCGTCGAGCGGGTGGAGGACGGAGCGGTCGGCGGGCACGGCGGGATCAGCAACCGGGCCTGCGGACGGATCAAGGAGAAACCCACCAACCACGTGGAGCGGGAGTTCTACGCGGAGCTGCGCGCGGGTGAGCACCCCGACCTGGACGGCGTGGCGCCGCACTCCCACACCGCCCGGCAGGTCACGGCGATGGACGGTCACCAGGGCGCGGGCGACGACTCGACCCACGTCTACGTCGACAATCTGACGTTCGGCATGAACCGGCCCACGATCCTCGACATCAAGGTGGGCGCGTCCACGGCCAGCTGGCACGAACTGCTCCGCTCCATGTCGAAGGCGGCCGCCCTGGCGAAGAAGCTCAGGATGAAGGCGACCGACCGGCTGACCGGCTCCGCGAGCCGCGGCTACCGGGCAGTCGGCAGCTCGGGCCTCACGGGAGGACGGCTGGCCACCGGACGGCGCACACCGCGGATCGTGCGCGACTTCGCCCGCGAACCCGGCGTCGCCGAGGCGATGCTGCCGCAGCTGATCCGGGTCAGGGAGGCGGCCCGCGCCTCCGGCCTGGCCTTCGTCGGGGCGAGCGTGCTCATCGCGGTGGACGAGGCGCCCCCCGAGGGCCGGCCGGTGCCCTCGGTGAAGGTCGGCCTCATCGACTTCGCCCACACCTTCGGCCCCCGGTCGGCCGGCGCGAAGCGGGTGGAGAAGTACCGCGAGCGGTTCGACCAGGGCATGGACCGGCTGATCGCGGACGTGCGGGCGGCCGGCGCGGCGGGCCCTGCCCAGCCGGGGGCCGGGGCCGCGCGCAGGGAGCCGACGGGGGCCGGCGGCCGGTAG
- a CDS encoding UDP-N-acetylmuramate dehydrogenase, with product MLETSDPAGTAGAALADLTTFRLGGPADRLITASSDAEVIAAVQEADGTGTPLLIIGGGSNLLIADEGFRGTALRIATTGFDLDGTRLELAAGENWSAAVARTVEAGLAGIECLAGIPGSAGATPIQNVGAYGQEVASVITEVIAYDRAEHRTVTLPAADCGFGYRHSRFKADPERFVVLRVRCALEDAGGLSAPIAYAETARTLGVAAGERVAAATARETVLKLRAGKGMVLDPEDHDTWSAGSFFTNPLLTAQEFAAFRERAARRLGPGVEPPAFPAADGRTKTSAAWLIDKAGFTKGYGTGPARISGKHTLALTNRGGATTADLLALAREVRDGVRDAFGVTLVNEPVTVGVSL from the coding sequence GTGCTCGAAACCTCTGACCCCGCCGGTACCGCCGGCGCCGCGCTCGCCGATCTGACCACCTTCCGGCTCGGCGGCCCCGCCGACCGGCTGATCACCGCGAGCTCCGACGCCGAGGTGATCGCCGCCGTCCAGGAGGCTGACGGCACCGGCACCCCGCTGCTGATCATCGGCGGCGGCAGCAATCTGCTGATTGCGGACGAGGGCTTCCGGGGCACCGCCCTGCGGATCGCCACCACCGGCTTCGACCTGGACGGCACCCGCCTGGAACTCGCCGCGGGTGAGAACTGGTCGGCGGCCGTCGCCCGCACCGTGGAGGCCGGCCTGGCCGGCATCGAATGCCTGGCCGGCATCCCCGGCTCGGCCGGTGCCACCCCCATCCAGAACGTCGGCGCCTACGGCCAGGAAGTGGCCTCCGTCATCACCGAGGTCATCGCCTACGACCGCGCCGAGCACCGTACGGTCACCCTCCCCGCGGCCGACTGCGGCTTCGGCTACCGGCACAGCCGCTTCAAGGCCGACCCCGAGCGGTTCGTGGTGCTGCGGGTGCGCTGCGCGCTGGAGGACGCGGGCGGGCTCTCGGCACCGATCGCGTACGCCGAGACCGCCCGGACGCTGGGCGTCGCCGCGGGGGAGCGGGTGGCCGCCGCCACCGCCCGCGAGACCGTGCTGAAGCTGCGGGCCGGCAAGGGCATGGTGCTGGACCCGGAGGACCACGACACCTGGTCGGCCGGTTCGTTCTTCACCAATCCGCTGCTGACCGCGCAGGAGTTCGCGGCCTTCCGCGAGCGCGCCGCGCGGCGCCTTGGCCCCGGCGTCGAGCCTCCCGCCTTCCCGGCGGCCGACGGCCGCACCAAGACCTCCGCGGCCTGGCTGATCGACAAGGCCGGCTTCACCAAGGGGTACGGGACCGGCCCGGCCCGGATCTCCGGCAAGCACACCCTGGCCCTCACCAACCGGGGCGGCGCGACCACCGCCGACCTGCTGGCGCTGGCCCGCGAGGTACGGGACGGGGTACGGGACGCCTTCGGCGTCACCCTGGTCAACGAACCGGTGACGGTCGGCGTCAGCCTCTGA
- a CDS encoding MFS transporter, with product MPDAPNGGTQRPHVVVWTLLLTGFATFMASLDNLVVTTALPIIREDLGGDLAALEWIVNGYTLPFACLLLFASALGDRYGRRLVFGAGIALFTLASAGAALAGSTDALIAARAVQGAAAAALIPLSLTLISAVVPPERRGAAFGVWGAVNGLAVAAGPLVGGAVTEHLSWHWIFWLNIPIGLLVLPLVFRRLPESRGPVKRLDVAGTVLASAGLLGIVLSIVRGHEHGWTTGPVLAGFALGAVLLYAFVRWELRTPEPLLPMGFFRSRTFTAINITSLLMYAGMFGSIFLLTQFLQLIMGYSPMEAGVRMLPWTAMPMIVAPIAGAFTDRVGGRPIVASGLVLMAVGMGWFALYADPGVSYGGMVPAFVLCGIGMAMFFAPSGAIAMGAVPEGRQGVASGVNNSAREVGGALGVAVLASVFAARGGYGSAQAFTDGLVPALWLAVGLLLVAAAVIALLPERRAPKAPRPAAARPAGPTDPTTDPRPADRVPA from the coding sequence ATGCCCGATGCCCCGAACGGGGGCACGCAGCGCCCCCACGTCGTCGTCTGGACGCTGCTGCTGACCGGCTTCGCCACCTTCATGGCCAGCCTCGACAACCTCGTCGTCACCACCGCCCTGCCCATCATCCGTGAGGACCTCGGCGGTGACCTGGCCGCCCTGGAATGGATCGTCAACGGCTACACCCTGCCGTTCGCCTGCCTCCTGCTGTTCGCCTCGGCCCTGGGCGACCGCTACGGCCGCCGCCTGGTCTTCGGCGCCGGCATCGCCCTGTTCACCCTCGCCTCCGCCGGTGCCGCGCTGGCCGGCTCCACGGACGCGCTGATCGCCGCCCGCGCCGTCCAGGGCGCCGCCGCCGCGGCCCTGATCCCGCTCAGCCTCACCCTGATATCCGCCGTCGTACCGCCCGAGCGGCGGGGCGCCGCCTTCGGCGTGTGGGGCGCGGTCAACGGCCTCGCCGTCGCCGCGGGCCCGCTCGTCGGCGGGGCCGTGACCGAACATCTCTCCTGGCACTGGATCTTCTGGCTCAACATCCCCATCGGCCTCCTCGTGCTGCCGTTGGTGTTCCGGCGGCTCCCGGAGAGCCGGGGCCCGGTCAAGCGGCTGGACGTGGCCGGCACCGTACTGGCCAGCGCCGGCCTGCTGGGCATCGTGCTGTCCATCGTGCGCGGCCACGAACACGGCTGGACCACGGGCCCGGTGCTGGCGGGCTTCGCGCTCGGAGCCGTGCTGCTGTACGCGTTCGTCCGCTGGGAGCTGCGCACCCCCGAGCCGCTGCTGCCGATGGGCTTCTTCCGCTCCCGCACCTTCACCGCGATCAACATCACCAGCCTGCTGATGTACGCGGGGATGTTCGGCTCGATCTTCCTGCTGACCCAGTTCCTCCAGCTGATCATGGGCTACTCGCCGATGGAGGCCGGGGTGCGGATGCTGCCGTGGACCGCCATGCCGATGATCGTGGCGCCCATCGCCGGGGCCTTCACCGACCGTGTCGGCGGCCGGCCGATCGTCGCCTCGGGCCTGGTGCTGATGGCGGTGGGCATGGGGTGGTTCGCGCTGTACGCCGACCCGGGCGTCTCGTACGGCGGCATGGTGCCGGCGTTCGTGCTGTGCGGCATCGGCATGGCCATGTTCTTCGCCCCGTCCGGGGCGATCGCGATGGGGGCCGTACCCGAGGGACGGCAGGGGGTGGCCTCCGGTGTCAACAATTCGGCGCGGGAGGTCGGCGGGGCGCTGGGCGTCGCCGTCCTGGCCTCCGTCTTCGCCGCACGCGGCGGGTACGGCTCGGCGCAGGCGTTCACCGACGGTCTGGTGCCCGCGCTGTGGCTGGCCGTGGGGCTGCTGCTGGTCGCGGCGGCCGTCATCGCGCTGCTGCCCGAGCGGCGGGCGCCGAAGGCTCCCCGGCCGGCCGCCGCCCGCCCGGCCGGCCCCACCGACCCGACGACCGACCCCCGGCCGGCCGACCGCGTGCCCGCCTGA
- a CDS encoding TetR/AcrR family transcriptional regulator → MSAEERRTAVIRAAVVEFARGGYAGTTTAAIARRVGVSQPYLFRLFPDKRAIFLAAAEHGTAEIRRTFERVSEGLDPRAAHDAMAQAYTGLTADRDKLMFQMQMYVAVHTAEAGGDEDFAARIRAYWNELFEAVHLRLGADGVETADFLANGMLINVMLALGFPADHPLWVACAHDHEGKKRFG, encoded by the coding sequence ATGTCGGCGGAGGAGCGGCGTACGGCCGTCATCCGCGCCGCTGTCGTGGAGTTCGCCAGGGGAGGGTACGCGGGCACCACGACCGCCGCCATCGCCCGCCGGGTCGGGGTCTCGCAGCCGTATCTCTTCCGGCTGTTCCCCGACAAGCGGGCGATCTTCCTGGCCGCCGCCGAGCACGGTACGGCGGAGATCCGGCGGACCTTCGAACGTGTCTCGGAAGGTCTGGATCCCCGGGCCGCGCACGACGCGATGGCCCAGGCGTACACCGGCCTCACCGCCGACCGCGACAAGCTCATGTTCCAGATGCAGATGTACGTCGCGGTGCACACCGCGGAGGCGGGTGGGGACGAGGACTTCGCGGCCCGGATCCGCGCCTACTGGAACGAGCTGTTCGAGGCCGTGCACCTGCGGCTGGGCGCGGACGGCGTGGAGACCGCCGATTTCCTGGCCAACGGCATGCTGATCAACGTGATGCTGGCGCTCGGCTTCCCGGCGGACCATCCGCTGTGGGTCGCCTGCGCACACGATCACGAGGGCAAGAAGCGGTTCGGATAG
- a CDS encoding MaoC family dehydratase produces the protein MTARIAYADVEVGTELPARTFPVTRADLVRYAGASGDFNPIHWNERFAKEVGLPDVIAHGMFTMAEAARVVTDWAGDPAAVVEYGVRFTHPVVVPNDDTGAEIEVSAKVAAKLDDEARTVRVDLVARSAGQKVLGLSRAVVRLG, from the coding sequence GTGACCGCACGGATCGCGTACGCCGATGTCGAGGTGGGTACGGAGCTGCCGGCCCGTACGTTCCCGGTGACCCGCGCCGACCTGGTGCGGTACGCGGGCGCCTCGGGGGACTTCAACCCCATCCACTGGAACGAGCGCTTCGCCAAAGAGGTCGGGCTGCCGGACGTGATCGCGCACGGCATGTTCACGATGGCCGAGGCTGCCCGGGTGGTCACGGACTGGGCCGGGGACCCGGCGGCGGTGGTCGAGTACGGGGTGCGCTTCACCCACCCCGTGGTGGTACCGAACGACGACACCGGGGCCGAGATCGAGGTGTCGGCGAAGGTCGCGGCCAAGCTGGACGACGAGGCGCGCACGGTCCGGGTGGACCTGGTGGCGCGCAGCGCGGGCCAGAAGGTGCTGGGGCTGTCCCGGGCCGTGGTCCGGCTGGGCTGA
- a CDS encoding MaoC family dehydratase N-terminal domain-containing protein encodes MALDQSFAGRTYPPTEPYEVGREKIREFAVAIGDENPAYTDPAAARALGHPDVIAPPTFVFAISFAAAQAVIHDPKLGLDYTRVVHGDQKFRYSRPVVAGDVLTVTSVIESVKSMAGNDILDVRGDVHDAAGEHVVTAYTKLVSRAPEKPEGEK; translated from the coding sequence ATGGCCCTGGATCAGTCCTTCGCCGGGCGGACCTATCCGCCCACCGAGCCGTACGAGGTGGGGCGCGAGAAGATCCGCGAGTTCGCGGTCGCGATCGGTGACGAGAATCCGGCGTACACGGATCCGGCCGCCGCGCGGGCGCTGGGGCATCCGGATGTGATCGCTCCGCCGACGTTCGTCTTCGCGATCTCCTTCGCCGCCGCCCAGGCGGTGATCCACGACCCGAAGCTGGGCCTGGACTACACCCGCGTGGTGCACGGCGACCAGAAGTTCCGGTACAGCCGTCCGGTGGTGGCCGGGGACGTCCTGACGGTCACCTCGGTGATCGAGTCCGTGAAGTCGATGGCGGGCAACGACATCCTCGACGTCCGCGGCGATGTGCACGACGCCGCCGGGGAGCACGTGGTGACCGCGTACACCAAGCTGGTGTCGCGCGCGCCGGAGAAGCCGGAGGGGGAGAAGTGA
- the rpmG gene encoding 50S ribosomal protein L33, with protein MAATDVRPKITLACVECKERNYITKKNRRNDPDRLEMKKHCPRCNAHTAHRETR; from the coding sequence GTGGCTGCCACCGACGTCCGCCCGAAGATCACGCTGGCCTGCGTGGAGTGCAAGGAGCGGAACTACATCACCAAGAAGAACCGGCGTAATGACCCGGACCGCTTGGAGATGAAGAAGCACTGCCCGCGTTGCAACGCCCACACGGCGCACCGCGAGACCCGCTGA
- a CDS encoding amidohydrolase family protein, whose amino-acid sequence MPDHRDAAATALLLGGARLADGRTVDVRLTGERVEAVGTPGSLPATAPGVQRLDLTGYLLLPAPAEPHAHHDTALTSGCPGPPPEGPDQLRRRIIEASLLQLSHGATAQRSQIRIGDILGLRALEAAQAARRALLGLAELQPVAAPRLLTGRAGADNRAQLADAAQLGGTALGGCPDLDPDPAGYADIVLSIADAQGCAIDLHTDADDPARFARLVTAAGACRTAVTLGPCAGLSLLPPDTAARAADQLAAAGVAVSCLPQSPCAALPAPTRPSRPPTPPVRTLLAAGVTVAAGSGAVRDAGNPVGRGDPLEAAYLLAVRGACDTTGAYRAISSAARAVLGLPKVRIEPGFPAELLAVRGENLPGALSLAYSRLVIHRGRVVARTSAVREYCGSPAVPLTELPRQPAPRS is encoded by the coding sequence GTGCCCGACCACCGCGATGCCGCCGCGACCGCACTGCTGCTGGGCGGCGCCCGGCTCGCCGACGGCCGTACCGTCGATGTCCGGCTGACCGGCGAGCGCGTCGAGGCCGTCGGAACCCCCGGCAGCCTGCCCGCCACCGCGCCGGGCGTCCAGCGGCTCGACCTCACCGGCTATCTGCTCCTGCCGGCCCCCGCCGAGCCGCACGCCCACCACGACACCGCCCTCACCAGCGGCTGCCCGGGGCCGCCCCCCGAGGGGCCCGACCAGCTGCGGCGGCGGATCATCGAGGCGTCGCTGCTCCAGCTCAGCCACGGCGCCACCGCCCAGCGCAGCCAGATCAGGATCGGCGACATCCTGGGGCTGCGCGCGCTGGAGGCCGCCCAGGCGGCGCGGCGGGCGCTGCTGGGGCTCGCCGAGCTCCAGCCGGTGGCCGCGCCCCGGCTGCTGACCGGGCGGGCCGGCGCCGACAACCGCGCCCAGCTCGCGGACGCCGCCCAGCTCGGCGGCACCGCGCTGGGCGGCTGTCCCGACCTCGACCCGGACCCGGCCGGCTACGCGGACATCGTGCTGTCCATCGCCGACGCCCAGGGGTGCGCCATCGACCTGCACACGGACGCGGACGACCCGGCCCGCTTCGCCCGGCTGGTGACGGCGGCGGGGGCGTGCCGTACGGCGGTCACGCTGGGCCCGTGCGCCGGGCTCTCCCTTCTGCCCCCGGACACCGCGGCGCGCGCCGCCGACCAGCTGGCGGCGGCCGGGGTCGCGGTCAGCTGCCTGCCGCAGTCGCCGTGCGCGGCCCTGCCCGCGCCAACCCGTCCCTCCCGGCCCCCGACACCGCCGGTCCGGACGCTGCTGGCCGCCGGTGTCACGGTGGCGGCGGGCAGCGGGGCGGTACGGGACGCGGGCAATCCGGTGGGCCGCGGCGACCCGCTGGAGGCCGCGTACCTGCTGGCGGTGCGCGGGGCGTGCGACACGACCGGGGCGTACCGGGCCATCAGCTCGGCGGCGCGGGCGGTGCTGGGGCTGCCGAAGGTGCGCATCGAGCCCGGCTTCCCGGCGGAACTGCTGGCGGTGCGCGGCGAGAACCTGCCGGGCGCGCTGTCCCTGGCGTACAGCCGGCTGGTGATCCACCGGGGCCGGGTGGTGGCCCGTACCTCCGCCGTCCGTGAGTACTGCGGCTCCCCTGCGGTCCCCCTGACGGAGCTGCCGCGCCAGCCGGCTCCCAGGAGCTGA